In Janibacter cremeus, a genomic segment contains:
- a CDS encoding LysR family transcriptional regulator, whose product MIDLHRLSIWRAVVASGSVSGAAANLGFTPATVSQHIIALQAAIGLPLYERRGRGIEPTAVGERLAEESSEVFESARRLEAFIEDLHAGPTPTLSIGSFASAARAWLPGVVADLTKEFPDVQWAIDIHTPGAAAGYRTRDIEIDEEVPAELPRALTGYRRRELAVDDFGVAVAADHPLSDSTEVRAADLRDESWIDHDMYDRTSGRVVRDACHAAGFEPRYVARSDDHNVALAMVAAGVGIAMLPRLAKGEVPSHVHTAPVVDPVPLRRVTMHVRDTSAHLDYVRRAVELIEARAGAAVPD is encoded by the coding sequence AGTGGTTCCGTCAGTGGTGCCGCGGCCAACCTCGGCTTCACGCCGGCGACCGTCAGCCAGCACATCATCGCCCTGCAGGCGGCCATCGGGCTGCCGCTCTACGAGCGGCGCGGGCGGGGCATCGAACCGACTGCCGTGGGTGAACGCCTGGCCGAGGAGTCGTCGGAGGTCTTCGAGAGCGCCCGGCGCCTGGAGGCCTTCATCGAGGACCTGCACGCCGGGCCGACGCCGACCCTGTCGATCGGGTCGTTCGCCTCGGCCGCCCGGGCCTGGCTGCCCGGCGTCGTCGCCGATCTGACGAAGGAGTTCCCCGACGTGCAGTGGGCGATCGACATCCACACACCGGGCGCCGCTGCCGGCTACCGCACGCGGGACATCGAGATCGACGAGGAGGTGCCGGCCGAGCTGCCGCGGGCGCTGACCGGCTACCGCCGTCGCGAGCTGGCCGTCGACGACTTCGGGGTGGCCGTGGCGGCCGATCACCCGCTCTCTGACTCGACCGAGGTCAGGGCCGCGGACCTGCGGGACGAGTCGTGGATCGACCACGACATGTACGACCGCACCTCGGGGCGGGTGGTCCGGGATGCCTGTCATGCCGCGGGCTTCGAGCCGCGTTACGTCGCCCGGTCCGACGACCACAACGTCGCCCTGGCGATGGTGGCCGCCGGGGTCGGTATCGCGATGCTCCCGAGGTTGGCGAAGGGGGAGGTGCCCTCGCACGTCCACACCGCCCCGGTCGTCGACCCCGTCCCGCTGCGCCGCGTGACGATGCACGTGCGCGACACCAGTGCCCACCTGGACTATGTGCGGCGGGCCGTGGAGCTCATCGAGGCGCGCGCCGGGGCTGCCGTTCCGGATTAG